From Pseudoalteromonas sp. DL-6, one genomic window encodes:
- a CDS encoding OmpA family protein, protein MKLKSLTIAIALAATSASTFAAEQEGFYIGAFGDYYDASWKNMREQAGLDVNESTGWGAELGYRFNDYWSARLEYADLDFNAHDKVLNNRNDIDGERYGIDALYHFGGGPFYGLFGLKDIDVVDDNTFVNAGVGYRHFVTDNFFVNAETSVYQGLDKGYTDVGAKLGINYFFGQKSAPVAVVEPAPEPEIVPVPVTPVDTDKDSIPDIDDKCANTPMTDAVDSDGCTLYEDTEVTVSLLVTFPNNDSSVSNQYLNDIDAVASFLNDHPDTTVLLEGHTSEVGKASYNKWLSKKRADAVAKKLIADGIAEDRITTAGLGEERLKNPANTAEAHAENRRVEAKVKSIKRVKVLR, encoded by the coding sequence ATGAAATTAAAATCACTTACAATTGCCATTGCGTTAGCTGCAACTAGCGCATCTACTTTTGCTGCCGAGCAAGAAGGTTTTTACATCGGCGCATTTGGCGACTACTACGATGCTTCATGGAAAAACATGCGTGAGCAAGCTGGCCTTGACGTGAATGAGTCAACAGGTTGGGGTGCTGAATTAGGTTACCGCTTTAATGATTACTGGAGCGCGCGTTTAGAGTACGCAGATCTAGACTTCAATGCTCATGACAAAGTGCTTAACAATCGCAACGATATTGACGGCGAACGTTACGGTATCGATGCGCTTTACCACTTTGGTGGCGGTCCTTTTTACGGTTTATTCGGTCTGAAAGATATTGATGTTGTTGATGACAACACGTTTGTAAACGCAGGTGTAGGTTACCGACACTTTGTTACAGACAACTTCTTTGTAAATGCTGAAACCAGCGTTTACCAAGGTTTAGACAAAGGCTACACAGATGTTGGCGCAAAATTAGGTATTAACTACTTCTTTGGCCAAAAATCAGCGCCAGTAGCAGTGGTTGAGCCAGCACCTGAGCCAGAAATTGTTCCAGTACCAGTAACACCTGTAGACACTGACAAAGACAGTATTCCAGATATTGATGATAAATGTGCTAACACACCGATGACAGATGCGGTTGATAGCGATGGCTGTACACTTTATGAAGATACTGAAGTAACAGTAAGCTTGTTAGTGACATTCCCTAACAATGATTCATCTGTATCTAATCAATACTTAAATGATATTGATGCAGTGGCTTCTTTCTTGAACGATCACCCTGATACAACAGTATTACTTGAAGGTCACACTTCAGAAGTAGGTAAAGCATCTTACAACAAGTGGTTATCTAAAAAACGTGCTGATGCAGTAGCTAAAAAGCTAATTGCTGATGGTATTGCAGAAGATCGCATTACAACAGCTGGTTTAGGTGAAGAGCGTCTTAAAAATCCAGCAAATACGGCAGAAGCTCACGCTGAAAACCGTCGCGTTGAAGCAAAAGTAAAATCTATTAAACGTGTAAAAGTACTACGTTAA
- the acnB gene encoding bifunctional aconitate hydratase 2/2-methylisocitrate dehydratase: MLQEYRKHVEERAALGIVPAPLDAQQTADLIELIKTPPAGEEEFVLELLINRVPPGVDDAAYIKAGFLAAVAKGEAVSPLLSKEKAAELLGTMLGGYNIAPMVDLLDDEALAPIVVKGLANTLLMFDAFYDVEEKAKAGNTYAKQIIESWAAAEWFTNKPAVAEKISVTVFKVTGETNTDDLSPAPDAWSRPDIPLHALAMLKTERDGINPDKNGEVGPVTQLEELKTKGLPLAYVGDVVGTGSSRKSATNSVLWFMGADIPFVPNKRVGGVCLGNKIAPIFFNTMEDSGALPIELNVDEFNMGDQIDIYPYEGVVKRHGTDDVISTFALKSEVILDEVRAGGRIPLIIGRGLTDKARTSLGLGATDVFKVPAVTEVSDKGFTLAQKMVGKACNVAGIRPGQYCEPKMTTVGSQDTTGPMTRDELKDLACLGFSADLTMQSFCHTSAYPKPIDVNTHHTLPDFIMNRGGVSLRPGDGVIHSWLNRMLLPDTVGTGGDSHTRFPLGISFPAGSGAVAFAAATGVMPLDMPESILVRFKGEMQPGITLRDLVHAIPYYGIKEGLLTVEKKGKINEFSGRILEIEGVEHLTVEQAFELSDASAERSAAGCTVKLSKESISEYLESNIVMLKWMISEGYGDVRTIERRITAMQEWLANPELMEADKDAEYKHVLEIDLAEIKEPVLCAPNDPDDARLLSDVTGEKIDEVFIGSCMTNIGHFRAAGKLLDGFTGRIPTQLWVAPPTKMDKDQLTDEGYYGIFGRVGARIETPGCSLCMGNQARVADKATVVSTSTRNFPNRLGTGANVFLASAELAAVAAILGKLPTPAEYQEYAAKINATAADTYRYLNFHRMPQYTKKADNVIIQQAV, translated from the coding sequence GTGCTACAAGAATATCGTAAACACGTAGAAGAACGTGCCGCGTTAGGTATCGTACCAGCGCCATTAGATGCTCAGCAAACGGCTGATCTTATTGAGCTAATTAAAACTCCACCGGCAGGCGAAGAAGAATTCGTCCTAGAACTACTAATCAACCGTGTACCACCGGGTGTTGATGATGCAGCCTATATTAAAGCTGGGTTTTTAGCGGCAGTTGCAAAAGGTGAAGCAGTCTCTCCACTTCTCTCTAAAGAAAAAGCAGCTGAATTGCTAGGTACTATGCTTGGTGGATACAATATCGCGCCAATGGTTGACCTACTTGATGACGAAGCGTTAGCGCCAATCGTAGTTAAGGGCCTCGCAAACACTTTATTAATGTTTGATGCGTTTTACGATGTAGAAGAAAAAGCAAAAGCAGGTAATACATACGCCAAACAAATTATTGAGTCTTGGGCTGCCGCAGAATGGTTTACTAATAAGCCAGCTGTTGCTGAAAAAATCTCGGTTACTGTATTTAAAGTCACTGGTGAGACAAACACTGATGACTTATCACCCGCTCCAGATGCATGGTCACGCCCTGATATCCCACTTCACGCACTAGCGATGCTTAAAACAGAACGTGATGGTATTAACCCTGATAAAAACGGTGAAGTAGGTCCTGTCACTCAACTTGAAGAATTAAAAACTAAAGGGTTACCACTTGCTTACGTAGGTGATGTTGTTGGTACCGGGTCTTCACGTAAATCTGCTACTAACTCCGTGCTTTGGTTTATGGGTGCTGACATCCCATTTGTCCCAAATAAGCGCGTAGGTGGTGTCTGTTTAGGTAACAAGATTGCGCCTATCTTTTTCAATACAATGGAAGACTCGGGTGCATTACCAATCGAATTAAATGTTGATGAATTCAACATGGGTGATCAAATAGATATTTACCCTTATGAAGGTGTTGTTAAGCGCCACGGTACTGATGACGTGATCTCTACGTTTGCACTTAAATCAGAGGTCATTCTTGATGAGGTTCGTGCTGGTGGTCGTATTCCACTGATCATTGGTCGCGGCCTTACAGACAAAGCACGTACGTCTCTAGGTTTAGGTGCAACTGACGTATTTAAAGTACCCGCGGTAACTGAAGTATCAGATAAAGGCTTTACACTTGCGCAAAAAATGGTGGGTAAAGCATGTAACGTTGCCGGTATTCGTCCAGGCCAATATTGTGAACCTAAAATGACCACGGTTGGCTCGCAAGATACCACCGGTCCTATGACACGTGATGAGCTTAAAGATTTAGCCTGTTTAGGTTTCTCTGCAGATTTAACTATGCAGTCTTTTTGTCATACATCGGCTTACCCTAAACCAATTGACGTAAACACGCATCATACACTTCCTGATTTTATTATGAACCGTGGCGGTGTATCGCTTCGTCCAGGTGATGGTGTAATTCACTCATGGTTGAACCGTATGTTATTGCCAGACACCGTAGGTACCGGTGGTGATTCGCATACGCGTTTCCCATTAGGTATTTCATTTCCTGCGGGTTCGGGTGCGGTCGCATTTGCAGCAGCAACGGGTGTTATGCCACTTGATATGCCTGAATCGATTTTGGTTCGCTTTAAAGGTGAAATGCAACCAGGTATCACGTTACGTGATCTTGTTCATGCTATCCCTTACTACGGTATTAAAGAAGGCCTATTAACGGTTGAGAAGAAAGGCAAAATCAACGAATTCTCTGGCCGTATTCTAGAAATTGAAGGGGTTGAGCACTTAACCGTTGAGCAAGCATTTGAACTATCAGATGCATCAGCAGAGCGTTCAGCCGCAGGTTGTACTGTTAAGCTTTCTAAAGAGTCGATCAGCGAATACCTTGAGTCTAACATTGTTATGCTTAAGTGGATGATTTCTGAAGGTTACGGTGATGTACGTACGATTGAACGCCGCATTACTGCAATGCAAGAATGGCTAGCTAATCCAGAACTAATGGAAGCGGACAAAGATGCAGAGTACAAGCATGTGCTTGAAATCGACTTAGCCGAGATTAAAGAGCCAGTACTGTGTGCGCCAAATGATCCAGATGATGCGCGTTTACTATCTGACGTTACAGGTGAGAAAATTGATGAGGTATTTATCGGTTCTTGTATGACTAACATTGGTCACTTCCGTGCAGCAGGTAAATTACTCGATGGTTTTACAGGTCGTATCCCAACACAGCTTTGGGTTGCACCACCAACGAAAATGGACAAAGACCAACTTACAGACGAGGGTTACTACGGTATCTTTGGTCGTGTTGGAGCACGTATTGAAACGCCAGGGTGTTCATTGTGTATGGGTAACCAAGCACGTGTTGCAGATAAAGCAACGGTTGTGTCTACTTCCACACGTAACTTCCCTAACCGTTTAGGCACAGGCGCAAACGTATTCTTAGCTTCAGCAGAGCTGGCAGCAGTAGCGGCAATTTTAGGTAAATTACCTACACCTGCTGAGTACCAAGAATATGCAGCGAAAATCAATGCAACGGCAGCAGATACCTACCGTTACTTGAACTTCCACCGTATGCCTCAGTACACTAAAAAAGCAGACAACGTAATTATTCAACAAGCTGTATAA
- a CDS encoding 2OG-Fe dioxygenase family protein, protein MTALNNQNLLQLRFINQANIDLVKPSFDNLPANPYADGAFRKRRYSVVKLQNGELNLQATKAFVQDDSINTFQGNVERTYENLEQSLLESEGMKSIVSEFCAITGIDADRDIEIHQFRMLAIDSDTPAAPEGVHQDGFDHVCVCGVSHENLEGGELLVYENQQAEPCFKMEIKDGMFALINDRQVWHNATPMNKIDANKSGYLDCFVLTA, encoded by the coding sequence ATGACCGCATTAAACAACCAGAATTTACTGCAACTTCGTTTTATTAACCAAGCCAACATTGATTTGGTTAAGCCTTCTTTTGATAACTTACCTGCAAACCCATATGCAGATGGTGCGTTTCGTAAACGCCGTTATTCAGTGGTTAAACTACAAAATGGTGAGCTTAATCTTCAAGCGACTAAAGCGTTTGTGCAAGACGATTCAATTAATACCTTTCAAGGTAATGTTGAACGTACTTACGAAAATTTAGAGCAAAGCTTGCTTGAGTCTGAGGGTATGAAAAGTATTGTTAGCGAATTTTGTGCGATTACCGGTATTGATGCAGATCGTGATATCGAAATTCACCAATTTAGAATGCTTGCCATTGATAGCGATACGCCTGCGGCTCCTGAAGGTGTGCATCAAGACGGGTTTGACCATGTATGCGTATGTGGTGTTTCTCATGAAAATTTAGAAGGTGGTGAGCTATTGGTTTATGAAAACCAACAAGCAGAACCGTGTTTTAAAATGGAAATAAAAGACGGCATGTTTGCACTAATTAATGACCGTCAGGTATGGCATAACGCCACGCCAATGAACAAAATTGATGCTAACAAATCAGGTTACCTGGATTGTTTTGTACTAACTGCTTAA
- a CDS encoding cysteine desulfurase-like protein — MNLMQLRAQFPALMQTVDGKSPVFLDGPGGSQVPQPVLSAMTAYLGHYNSNLGGAFFSSDKTVELMANARQAAADLLNAPSAQNIVFGPNMTSLTFSFSRAISRDWQAGDEIIVTNADHFSNVSSWQQAAEDKGAVVNTALINEADCSLDMAHFESLLNSNTKLVAVTYASNTTGSINDIKRIIELAHNVGALVYVDAVHYAPHELIDVQALDCDFLACSAYKFFGPHLGMVYGKTEHLEGFTPYKVEPAKDVAPGRWETGTQSFEALAGFIAAVDYIAAISELNDSHSRREKLRVAFEKTKQHEMALSEYFLTRLVNYPRIKLFGIDDLARLSERTPTFALTFEGLEPRQVSEFLGKQHVCVWDGNFYAQGLCKQLGVLDKGGVVRIGCMHYNTLEEMDTLFNLFDELLG; from the coding sequence ATGAATTTAATGCAATTGCGCGCGCAATTTCCCGCTTTAATGCAAACGGTTGATGGCAAGTCACCGGTATTTTTAGATGGGCCAGGTGGCTCACAAGTACCCCAGCCGGTACTGAGTGCCATGACCGCTTATTTAGGGCATTACAATTCAAACTTGGGCGGTGCGTTTTTCTCAAGTGACAAAACGGTTGAGCTGATGGCTAATGCGCGTCAAGCGGCGGCTGATTTGTTAAATGCGCCGAGTGCACAAAATATTGTGTTTGGTCCGAACATGACCAGCCTAACATTTAGCTTTAGTCGCGCGATTTCACGCGACTGGCAAGCTGGCGATGAAATTATTGTGACCAATGCAGATCATTTTTCAAATGTATCGTCTTGGCAGCAAGCCGCTGAGGATAAAGGCGCAGTGGTTAACACAGCGCTTATTAACGAAGCCGATTGCAGTTTAGATATGGCGCATTTTGAAAGCCTATTAAACAGTAATACTAAATTAGTTGCCGTTACTTATGCCTCAAATACCACAGGCTCTATTAACGATATTAAACGTATTATAGAGCTTGCTCACAATGTCGGTGCATTGGTGTATGTTGATGCTGTGCATTATGCCCCTCATGAACTAATCGATGTGCAAGCGTTAGATTGTGACTTTTTAGCTTGTTCTGCATATAAGTTTTTTGGCCCGCACTTAGGCATGGTTTATGGTAAAACTGAGCACTTAGAAGGGTTTACACCTTATAAAGTAGAGCCAGCAAAAGATGTTGCACCAGGTCGCTGGGAAACCGGCACACAAAGTTTTGAAGCACTAGCTGGCTTTATTGCGGCGGTTGATTACATTGCGGCAATTAGCGAGCTTAATGACAGTCACTCACGCCGAGAAAAACTGCGTGTTGCGTTTGAAAAAACGAAGCAACACGAGATGGCGCTTAGTGAATACTTTTTAACACGCCTGGTTAATTACCCACGTATTAAATTGTTTGGTATTGATGACTTAGCACGCTTAAGTGAGCGTACCCCTACGTTTGCACTAACCTTTGAAGGGTTAGAGCCTCGCCAAGTGTCTGAATTTTTGGGCAAACAACATGTATGTGTATGGGATGGTAATTTTTACGCCCAAGGTTTATGCAAACAACTTGGTGTGCTTGATAAGGGCGGCGTAGTACGCATTGGTTGCATGCATTACAACACCCTAGAAGAAATGGACACGCTATTTAACTTGTTTGATGAGCTGCTAGGTTAA
- a CDS encoding 2OG-Fe(II) oxygenase: MTDFIRVYDNALSSDFCDNFITTFSQSPHIKQGMTSGGVDLNKKDSHDLHLNNHPEYAEQLKHIQQTTAQYVFKYIEEHIFMMIGAFGLKVYHPKTGQPVDLTHANYDEVGKPQLPLLVQQIFRLGNIQAQKYEINKGGYPYWHSEVYPQLQHNEALHRVLLFMFYLNDVEEGGETEFYYQNKKIAPKKGSMVVAPGYFTHTHRGNKPVSNDKYILTSWVLFNRAEQIYGTPQS; this comes from the coding sequence ATGACGGACTTTATCCGCGTGTATGACAACGCGCTCAGCAGTGACTTTTGTGATAACTTTATCACTACCTTTTCTCAAAGCCCGCATATTAAACAAGGGATGACATCGGGCGGCGTTGATCTTAATAAAAAAGATAGCCACGACCTGCACTTAAACAATCATCCTGAATACGCAGAACAATTAAAACACATTCAACAAACCACTGCACAGTATGTTTTTAAATACATCGAAGAACATATTTTTATGATGATTGGGGCATTTGGTTTAAAAGTGTATCACCCAAAAACAGGCCAGCCGGTAGATTTAACTCATGCCAATTATGACGAAGTAGGTAAACCACAACTGCCTTTACTGGTGCAGCAAATTTTTAGGCTCGGTAATATTCAAGCACAAAAATATGAGATCAATAAAGGGGGCTATCCGTATTGGCATAGTGAGGTGTATCCGCAGTTACAGCATAACGAAGCGTTGCATCGGGTGTTGTTATTTATGTTTTATTTAAATGATGTTGAGGAAGGCGGAGAAACCGAGTTTTATTATCAAAATAAAAAAATAGCCCCTAAAAAAGGCTCCATGGTGGTTGCCCCAGGGTATTTCACGCATACACATAGAGGCAATAAGCCAGTATCAAACGATAAGTATATTTTAACCTCATGGGTTTTGTTTAATCGAGCAGAGCAAATTTATGGAACGCCGCAAAGCTAG
- a CDS encoding thioesterase family protein gives MFTEKVMPRFSETDALGHINNTVLPVWFEAARVPIFKFFTPDLNPHNWKLIIAKVEVSFVGELFYAHEVTINTSIEQIGNSSFVIRQEAWQQDKCCAIGKTVMVRYDFASKTKQMLSADEKAALTQHLVATS, from the coding sequence ATGTTTACTGAAAAAGTGATGCCGCGCTTTAGCGAAACGGATGCACTCGGACACATCAACAATACCGTACTCCCTGTTTGGTTTGAAGCCGCCCGAGTACCTATTTTTAAATTTTTTACCCCTGATCTTAATCCTCACAACTGGAAGTTAATTATTGCTAAGGTTGAAGTGTCGTTTGTCGGCGAGCTATTTTATGCTCATGAGGTGACAATTAACACCAGCATAGAGCAGATTGGTAATAGCTCATTTGTGATCCGCCAAGAAGCCTGGCAGCAAGATAAGTGTTGCGCTATTGGTAAAACGGTCATGGTACGTTATGACTTTGCCAGCAAAACAAAGCAAATGCTTTCGGCTGATGAAAAAGCTGCATTAACACAGCACCTTGTTGCAACGAGTTAA
- the glpD gene encoding glycerol-3-phosphate dehydrogenase gives MSVHDNEYDLLIIGGGINGAGIAADASGRGLKVLLCEQNDLASATSSNSSKLIHGGLRYLENYQFRLVREALREREVLLKKAPHIMWPLSFRLPHQAHLRSPWMIRVGLFIYDHLAKRNTLHASKAIEFNSDSVLNSSIIQGFEYADGWVDDARLVILNAQAAHNLGATIATRTRCIKAIRNADYWDVILEQQASKQHLNIKAKSIVNAAGPWVASLFEDVFTQPTPHTVRLVKGSHIVVPRIHSQPVAYILQNEDNRIVFVIPYEQDYSLIGTTDEEYTGDITDVKISEQEIEYLISITNHYFKKPISEADIVHTFSGVRPLLDDKSTDAQAVTRDYKLILNNEADHAPLLSVFGGKITTYRKLAENAVNKLAPFYPKMSGSWTKNTPLPGGDFSNQAYLIAQLESSYPWLPTDTLKRMARSYGTLSFQLLGKSQAIGDLGYHFGHGLYAQEVDYLVNHEWAKNSADILWRRTKLGLRFTEKQVIALGQYLTRAC, from the coding sequence ATGAGCGTACACGATAACGAATATGACTTACTCATTATTGGCGGCGGTATTAATGGCGCTGGCATTGCAGCCGATGCTAGTGGTCGTGGCTTAAAAGTACTCTTATGTGAGCAGAACGATTTAGCCTCTGCTACCTCTTCTAATAGCAGCAAACTTATTCATGGCGGGCTTCGCTATTTAGAGAACTATCAATTTAGATTGGTAAGAGAGGCCTTGCGTGAGCGTGAAGTACTGTTAAAAAAAGCACCGCATATTATGTGGCCACTGTCTTTTCGACTGCCGCACCAAGCACATTTGCGTTCGCCATGGATGATTCGTGTTGGGTTATTTATTTACGACCACCTAGCCAAGCGTAATACTTTACACGCTTCAAAGGCGATTGAGTTTAACAGCGATAGTGTTCTTAACAGCAGCATTATCCAAGGCTTTGAATACGCAGACGGCTGGGTTGATGACGCACGTTTAGTGATTTTAAACGCACAAGCAGCGCATAATTTGGGTGCCACCATTGCAACACGCACGCGCTGTATTAAAGCCATCCGTAACGCAGACTATTGGGATGTGATTTTAGAGCAGCAAGCCAGCAAACAACACCTAAACATTAAGGCTAAAAGTATTGTGAATGCTGCAGGCCCTTGGGTAGCATCATTATTTGAAGATGTATTTACCCAGCCCACACCACATACTGTTCGTCTTGTAAAAGGCAGTCACATTGTGGTGCCTCGAATTCATAGCCAGCCAGTTGCCTATATTTTACAAAATGAAGATAACCGTATTGTATTTGTGATTCCTTATGAGCAAGATTACTCACTGATTGGCACCACGGATGAAGAGTACACCGGCGATATTACTGATGTAAAAATTAGTGAGCAAGAAATCGAGTACCTGATCAGTATTACTAATCATTACTTTAAAAAGCCAATAAGCGAAGCGGATATTGTGCACACGTTTAGTGGCGTGCGCCCGCTGTTAGATGACAAATCAACAGATGCCCAAGCAGTCACCCGCGATTACAAACTGATATTAAATAATGAGGCTGATCATGCTCCATTATTAAGTGTGTTTGGTGGCAAAATTACCACTTATAGAAAGCTTGCAGAAAATGCCGTCAATAAGTTAGCGCCTTTTTACCCAAAAATGAGTGGCTCGTGGACGAAAAACACCCCTTTACCAGGCGGCGACTTTAGTAACCAAGCATACCTTATCGCTCAGTTAGAAAGCAGCTATCCTTGGCTGCCAACCGACACCTTAAAACGTATGGCTCGCAGCTATGGCACGCTTAGTTTTCAATTATTGGGTAAAAGCCAAGCAATCGGCGATTTAGGTTATCACTTTGGCCATGGCTTATATGCACAAGAAGTTGATTACTTAGTTAACCATGAATGGGCAAAAAACAGCGCAGATATATTGTGGCGCAGAACTAAGCTCGGACTACGCTTTACTGAAAAACAAGTCATTGCCTTGGGGCAATATTTGACTAGGGCCTGTTGA
- the glpK gene encoding glycerol kinase GlpK → MAKYLLSIDQGTTSSRAILYSKDAQVIGSAQQTFPQHFVKNGWVEHDPVDIWQTVLTSVKNLLAQQRVTAADIIAIGIANQRETTLVWNKKTGQPIYNAIVWQDRRTSEYCDSLRHAGHTQMVNDKTGLVLDPYFSATKIRWILDNVTGAKEQAHEGELAFGTVDSYLLWQLTNGKAHKTDATNASRTLLFNIHQQCWDEELLALFDIPLTMLPEVMDSAADFGMTSSELFGGEIPICGIAGDQQAALIGQACFEEGMAKSTYGTGCFLMLNTGEKALKSNNRLLTTLAYRLNGKPTYAIEGSIFMAGATMQWIVEGLKLLENAGESEALVKDVPLDHGVFLVPSFTGLGAPYWDANARGAILGLTRDSGISTIVAAALQSVGYQTKDLQKAMEGDGLRPGILRVDGGMANNNWAMAFLANILGASVERPTLTETTSLGVAYLAGLQTGVYKSTAQLASMWKSDRRFEPTMSSEERNDLYAKWLHCIAQVRLSNSTDDESD, encoded by the coding sequence ATGGCTAAATACTTACTCTCGATTGATCAAGGAACAACAAGCTCTCGGGCTATTTTATATAGCAAAGATGCACAGGTGATAGGGAGTGCTCAACAAACCTTCCCTCAGCATTTTGTAAAAAATGGTTGGGTTGAACACGATCCTGTAGATATTTGGCAAACTGTATTAACCAGCGTTAAAAACCTCTTAGCGCAGCAACGAGTGACTGCCGCCGATATAATTGCCATCGGCATTGCTAATCAGCGAGAGACCACTTTAGTGTGGAATAAAAAAACTGGGCAACCTATTTATAACGCGATCGTGTGGCAAGATCGACGTACCAGTGAATATTGCGATAGTTTACGTCATGCTGGACATACACAAATGGTGAATGATAAAACCGGTTTAGTACTCGACCCTTACTTTTCTGCAACCAAAATCCGTTGGATTTTAGATAACGTCACCGGCGCCAAAGAGCAAGCACACGAAGGTGAACTGGCCTTTGGCACTGTTGATAGTTACCTACTATGGCAACTCACTAACGGGAAAGCTCATAAAACCGATGCCACCAATGCCTCACGAACTTTACTGTTTAATATTCATCAGCAATGCTGGGATGAAGAGTTGCTGGCTTTATTTGATATTCCACTGACTATGTTACCTGAGGTAATGGACTCAGCGGCTGATTTTGGAATGACAAGCAGCGAGTTGTTCGGTGGTGAAATTCCTATTTGTGGTATTGCTGGCGATCAGCAAGCCGCTTTAATTGGTCAAGCCTGTTTTGAAGAAGGTATGGCAAAAAGTACCTACGGTACGGGCTGCTTTTTAATGCTTAACACTGGTGAAAAAGCGCTTAAGTCAAATAACCGGTTATTAACCACTCTTGCATATCGGCTCAACGGCAAACCCACCTATGCGATTGAAGGCAGCATTTTTATGGCAGGTGCCACCATGCAATGGATAGTAGAAGGCTTAAAGTTATTAGAAAACGCGGGAGAAAGTGAAGCGCTTGTCAAAGATGTTCCTTTAGATCATGGGGTGTTTTTAGTCCCCTCGTTTACCGGCTTAGGTGCGCCCTATTGGGATGCAAATGCAAGAGGTGCTATTTTAGGCCTAACCCGAGACTCAGGCATTAGCACCATTGTGGCAGCCGCCTTACAGTCAGTGGGTTATCAAACCAAAGATTTACAAAAAGCTATGGAGGGTGACGGGCTTCGTCCTGGTATTTTAAGAGTTGATGGCGGCATGGCAAACAATAATTGGGCCATGGCATTTTTAGCTAACATTTTAGGTGCCAGTGTTGAGCGCCCAACCTTAACTGAAACCACTTCATTGGGGGTTGCCTACTTAGCAGGCCTACAAACTGGGGTTTATAAATCAACGGCGCAGCTTGCCAGCATGTGGAAAAGCGATCGTCGCTTTGAACCCACCATGAGCAGTGAAGAGCGCAACGATTTATATGCAAAGTGGCTACATTGCATTGCACAAGTTAGACTTTCTAATAGCACTGACGACGAGAGTGACTAA
- a CDS encoding YdcH family protein, translating to MLGEDHSLTKDFPDYTQTIAKLNANDENFATKAKQYNEIDKEIRVLELQDSPIDDDAMQQLKHDRMILKDWLHQQLTAAN from the coding sequence ATGTTAGGCGAAGACCATTCATTAACTAAAGACTTTCCTGATTACACGCAAACTATTGCAAAACTCAATGCAAATGATGAAAACTTTGCAACCAAAGCAAAACAATATAATGAAATCGATAAAGAAATTCGGGTACTTGAGCTACAAGACTCACCTATCGATGACGACGCTATGCAGCAGCTAAAGCATGACAGAATGATATTGAAAGATTGGTTACATCAACAATTAACGGCTGCTAATTAA
- a CDS encoding aminodeoxychorismate/anthranilate synthase component II codes for MLLMIDNYDSFTYNLVQYFQRLDQEVLVKRNDQITLSEIKQLNPDHIVISPGPKSPNEAGVSLSVVEQFKGTYPILGICLGHQTIAQVLGGKVVRAKQVMHGKTSPIYHQHQGMFKGLPNPLTVCRYHSLIVEAHSLPKALEVTAWTQSNTGQRDEIMGLLHNELALEGVQFHPEAILTEQGLALLDNFLTRF; via the coding sequence ATGCTTTTAATGATCGATAACTACGATTCGTTTACCTACAATTTGGTACAGTATTTTCAACGATTAGATCAAGAAGTGTTGGTAAAACGTAACGACCAAATAACACTGAGCGAAATTAAACAGTTAAACCCCGATCACATTGTTATTTCTCCAGGCCCTAAAAGCCCTAATGAGGCTGGGGTTTCGTTATCTGTGGTGGAGCAATTTAAAGGAACTTATCCTATATTAGGTATTTGCCTAGGGCATCAAACGATTGCTCAGGTACTCGGCGGGAAAGTAGTGCGAGCTAAACAGGTGATGCATGGCAAAACATCGCCAATATATCATCAGCATCAAGGTATGTTTAAAGGTTTACCTAACCCGCTGACAGTGTGCCGCTACCATTCTTTAATTGTTGAAGCACACTCATTGCCTAAAGCGCTAGAAGTCACAGCGTGGACTCAAAGCAACACTGGGCAGCGTGATGAAATTATGGGATTATTACATAACGAGCTCGCGCTCGAAGGCGTGCAATTTCATCCTGAAGCAATTTTGACAGAGCAAGGCTTAGCTTTACTTGATAACTTTTTAACACGCTTCTAG